In Pasteurella multocida subsp. multocida OH4807, a genomic segment contains:
- the rpmJ gene encoding 50S ribosomal protein L36 (COG0257 Ribosomal protein L36): MKVRASVKKLCRNCKIVKREGVVRVLCSDPKHKQRQG; encoded by the coding sequence ATGAAAGTTCGTGCTTCCGTTAAGAAATTATGTCGTAACTGTAAAATTGTTAAGCGTGAAGGTGTTGTTCGTGTCCTTTGTAGCGACCCTAAACATAAACAACGTCAAGGTTAA
- the secY gene encoding preprotein translocase subunit SecY (COG0201 Preprotein translocase subunit SecY) has translation MAKQPGYQSRSTQSGTGELKSRLLFVLGALIVFRIGSFIPVPGIDAAVLAQLIEQQKGTIIDMFNMFSGGALSRASIFALGIMPYISASIIIQLLTTVHPALAELKKEGESGRRKISKYTRYSTLVLATLQAVGISTGLPNMLPGLVPNLGFSFYFTAVISLVTGTMFLMWLGEQITERGIGNGISLIIFAGIVAGLPSAIGQTIEQTRQGQMHLLVLLLIAVIVFAVTYFVVFVERGQRRIKVEYAKRQQGRQILGGHSTHLPLKVNMAGVIPAIFASSIILFPATLAQWLGEGSSLEWLTDLSMLLHPGQPLYLLVYAVAIIFFSFFYTAMQYNPRDTADNLKKSGAFIPGIRPGEQTSRYVDKIMTRLTLIGGLYITFVCLVPYVMTSAWNVQFYFGGTSLLIVVVVIMDFIAQVQSHLMSTKYESALKKANLKGFGQ, from the coding sequence ATGGCTAAGCAACCAGGTTATCAAAGTAGAAGTACTCAAAGCGGTACAGGTGAGCTCAAAAGCAGATTATTGTTTGTATTAGGTGCACTTATCGTTTTCCGTATTGGTTCTTTCATTCCGGTTCCTGGTATCGATGCGGCCGTGTTAGCTCAATTAATTGAACAACAAAAAGGCACCATCATTGATATGTTTAACATGTTCTCTGGTGGTGCGTTGAGCCGTGCGTCTATTTTTGCGTTAGGTATCATGCCTTATATTTCGGCATCGATTATCATCCAATTATTAACGACGGTTCATCCTGCATTAGCAGAATTGAAGAAAGAAGGTGAATCTGGACGCCGTAAAATTAGTAAGTACACCCGTTATTCGACATTAGTGCTTGCAACCTTACAGGCAGTTGGTATTTCAACAGGTCTACCAAATATGTTACCTGGACTAGTTCCTAACTTAGGTTTTAGTTTTTATTTTACTGCAGTAATTAGCCTTGTTACTGGAACGATGTTCTTAATGTGGCTTGGTGAGCAAATTACAGAACGTGGTATTGGTAATGGTATTTCTTTAATTATCTTTGCTGGTATTGTTGCAGGTTTACCATCGGCAATTGGTCAAACTATTGAGCAAACTCGCCAAGGTCAAATGCATCTATTAGTTCTCTTATTGATCGCAGTTATTGTCTTTGCAGTAACATACTTTGTTGTCTTTGTTGAAAGAGGGCAAAGAAGAATTAAAGTAGAATACGCTAAACGTCAGCAAGGTCGCCAAATTTTAGGTGGTCATTCAACGCACTTGCCTTTAAAAGTAAATATGGCTGGTGTTATTCCGGCAATCTTTGCTTCAAGTATTATTTTATTCCCTGCGACATTAGCGCAGTGGCTTGGTGAAGGTTCTAGCTTAGAATGGTTAACTGATTTGTCAATGTTATTACATCCAGGTCAGCCGCTGTATTTGCTTGTTTATGCTGTAGCAATTATTTTCTTTAGTTTTTTCTATACCGCAATGCAATATAATCCTCGTGATACAGCGGATAATTTGAAAAAATCTGGTGCATTTATACCAGGGATTAGACCAGGTGAACAAACATCACGTTATGTTGATAAAATTATGACTCGCTTAACATTAATTGGCGGTCTATATATTACGTTTGTATGTTTGGTTCCTTACGTTATGACATCAGCGTGGAATGTACAATTCTATTTTGGTGGTACTTCTTTACTGATTGTTGTCGTAGTAATTATGGATTTCATCGCTCAGGTTCAGAGTCATTTGATGTCGACGAAGTATGAATCTGCGTTGAAGAAAGCAAACCTTAAAGGTTTCGGACAATAA
- the rplO gene encoding 50S ribosomal protein L15 (COG0200 Ribosomal protein L15), translating to MRLNTLSPAEGAKHSAKRLGRGIGSGLGKTGGRGHKGQKSRTGGGVRRGFEGGQMPLYRRLPKFGFTSMKSAVTAEVRLNDLTKVEGGVVTLESLKAANILTKDIQFAKVILAGEVKGAVVVRGLRVTKGAKAAIEAAGGSVEE from the coding sequence ATGCGTTTAAATACTCTATCACCAGCTGAAGGTGCTAAACACAGCGCTAAACGTTTAGGTCGCGGTATTGGTTCTGGTTTAGGTAAAACTGGTGGCCGTGGTCATAAAGGTCAAAAATCTCGTACTGGTGGCGGTGTTCGTCGCGGTTTCGAAGGTGGACAAATGCCTTTATATCGTCGTTTACCAAAATTTGGTTTCACTTCTATGAAATCAGCGGTAACAGCTGAAGTTCGTTTAAATGATCTAACCAAAGTTGAAGGTGGCGTAGTAACACTTGAATCATTAAAAGCGGCTAATATCCTTACAAAAGATATTCAATTTGCTAAAGTTATTTTAGCAGGTGAAGTAAAGGGTGCTGTTGTTGTTCGTGGTTTACGTGTAACTAAAGGTGCTAAAGCAGCAATTGAAGCTGCTGGCGGTTCAGTTGAGGAATAA
- the rpmD gene encoding 50S ribosomal protein L30 (COG1841 Ribosomal protein L30/L7E): MAKTIKVTQVRSAIARLPKHKATLRGLGLRHMHHTVELIDTPAVRGMINQVSYMVKVEE; the protein is encoded by the coding sequence ATGGCTAAAACTATTAAAGTAACTCAAGTTCGTAGTGCTATTGCTCGTTTACCGAAGCATAAAGCTACATTGCGTGGTCTTGGTCTTCGCCATATGCATCATACTGTTGAGTTAATCGATACACCAGCAGTACGTGGTATGATTAACCAAGTTTCATACATGGTTAAAGTGGAGGAGTAA
- the rpsE gene encoding 30S ribosomal protein S5 (COG0098 Ribosomal protein S5) has translation MANIEKQAGELQEKLIAVNRVSKTVKGGRIMSFTALTVVGDGNGRVGFGYGKAREVPAAIQKAMEKARRNMINVALNEGTLQHPIKGSHTGSRVFMQPASEGTGIIAGGAMRAVLEVAGVRNVLSKAYGSTNPINVVRATIDALANMKSPEMVAAKRGKTVDEILG, from the coding sequence ATGGCAAACATCGAAAAACAAGCTGGTGAACTGCAAGAGAAGCTGATCGCGGTAAACCGTGTATCAAAAACTGTTAAAGGTGGTCGTATCATGAGCTTTACTGCATTAACTGTAGTAGGTGATGGTAATGGTCGCGTTGGTTTTGGTTATGGTAAAGCGCGCGAAGTTCCGGCAGCGATCCAAAAAGCGATGGAAAAAGCACGTCGCAATATGATCAATGTAGCTTTAAATGAAGGTACATTACAACATCCAATTAAAGGTTCTCATACGGGTTCTCGCGTATTTATGCAACCAGCTAGTGAAGGTACAGGTATCATCGCAGGCGGTGCAATGCGTGCAGTATTAGAAGTTGCAGGTGTTCGTAACGTTCTGTCTAAAGCATACGGTTCAACTAACCCAATTAACGTTGTTCGTGCAACAATTGATGCACTAGCAAATATGAAATCACCAGAAATGGTTGCTGCAAAACGTGGCAAAACCGTTGATGAAATCTTGGGGTAA
- the rplR gene encoding 50S ribosomal protein L18 (COG0256 Ribosomal protein L18), translating to MDKKSARIRRAARARHMMKEQGVTRLVIHRTPRHIYAQVIAPNGSEVLAAASTVEKVISEQVKYTGNKDAAAVVGKVVAERALAKGIKDVAFDRSGFKYHGRVQTLADAAREAGLQF from the coding sequence ATGGATAAGAAATCAGCTCGTATCCGTCGTGCAGCTCGCGCACGTCATATGATGAAAGAGCAGGGAGTAACTCGTTTAGTTATTCACCGTACTCCGCGTCATATTTATGCGCAAGTGATTGCACCGAACGGTTCAGAAGTTCTTGCCGCTGCTTCAACTGTTGAAAAAGTAATTAGTGAGCAAGTGAAATATACCGGAAATAAAGATGCAGCAGCAGTAGTAGGAAAAGTTGTTGCAGAAAGAGCATTAGCAAAAGGCATCAAAGATGTTGCTTTTGATCGTTCTGGTTTTAAATATCATGGTCGTGTCCAAACTTTAGCGGACGCTGCCCGTGAAGCTGGTCTACAGTTCTAA
- the rplF gene encoding 50S ribosomal protein L6 (COG0097 Ribosomal protein L6P/L9E), giving the protein MSRVAKAPVSIPAGVEVKLNGQLLTVKGKNGELSRTIHDAVEVKQDNNELTFAPREGIAGADAQAGTARALVNAMVIGVTEGFTKKLQLVGVGYRAQMKGNAVALSLGFSHPVEHVLPAGITAECPSQTEIVLKGADKQLIGQVAADIRAYRRPEPYKGKGVRYADEVVRIKEAKKK; this is encoded by the coding sequence ATGTCTCGTGTTGCAAAAGCACCTGTTAGTATTCCTGCCGGTGTTGAGGTAAAACTCAACGGTCAGTTATTAACAGTTAAAGGAAAAAATGGCGAGTTATCTCGTACCATTCATGACGCAGTTGAAGTTAAGCAAGATAATAACGAATTAACCTTCGCACCACGTGAAGGAATTGCTGGTGCTGATGCTCAAGCAGGTACTGCTCGTGCATTAGTTAATGCAATGGTTATCGGTGTTACTGAAGGCTTCACTAAGAAGTTACAATTGGTGGGTGTTGGTTATAGAGCACAAATGAAAGGCAATGCTGTTGCTTTAAGTTTAGGTTTTTCTCACCCAGTCGAGCATGTTTTACCTGCAGGTATTACTGCTGAGTGTCCATCTCAGACTGAAATTGTGTTGAAAGGCGCTGACAAGCAGTTAATCGGTCAAGTAGCAGCAGATATTCGTGCTTATCGCCGTCCTGAGCCTTATAAAGGTAAAGGGGTACGTTACGCTGATGAAGTGGTACGTATCAAAGAGGCTAAGAAAAAATAA
- the rpsH gene encoding 30S ribosomal protein S8 (COG0096 Ribosomal protein S8), whose amino-acid sequence MSMQDPIADMLTRIRNGQAANKVAISMPSSKLKVAIANVLAEEGYIESVKVLDGVKPELEITLKYFQGKPVVESIQRVSRPGLRIYKRKDELPKVMGGLGVAVISTSKGVMTDRAARQAGLGGEIICYVA is encoded by the coding sequence ATGAGTATGCAAGATCCAATCGCAGATATGTTGACTCGTATTCGTAACGGTCAAGCTGCGAACAAAGTTGCGATTAGTATGCCTTCATCCAAGCTAAAAGTGGCAATTGCCAATGTATTAGCTGAAGAAGGTTATATCGAAAGCGTTAAAGTTTTAGATGGTGTAAAACCAGAATTGGAAATTACTTTAAAATATTTCCAGGGTAAACCAGTTGTAGAAAGCATCCAACGTGTTAGCCGCCCAGGTTTACGTATTTATAAACGTAAAGATGAATTACCAAAAGTAATGGGTGGTTTAGGTGTTGCAGTGATTTCTACATCTAAAGGTGTGATGACTGACCGTGCAGCTCGCCAAGCGGGTTTAGGCGGTGAGATTATCTGTTACGTAGCTTAA
- the rpsN gene encoding 30S ribosomal protein S14 (COG0199 Ribosomal protein S14) — MAKQSMKARDVKRVKLAEKFYAKRVELKQIISDVNASDEDRWNAVLKLQTLPRDSSPSRQRNRCRQTGRPHGVLRKFGLSRIKVREAAMRGEIPGLKKASW; from the coding sequence ATGGCTAAACAATCAATGAAAGCGCGTGATGTAAAACGCGTAAAACTAGCTGAAAAATTCTACGCAAAACGTGTTGAATTAAAACAGATCATTTCTGATGTAAATGCCTCTGACGAAGACCGTTGGAATGCGGTGTTGAAGTTACAAACTTTACCACGTGATTCTAGCCCAAGCCGTCAGCGTAACCGTTGCCGCCAAACTGGACGTCCACATGGTGTTCTTCGTAAGTTTGGTTTAAGTCGTATTAAGGTACGTGAAGCTGCGATGCGCGGCGAAATTCCAGGCCTTAAGAAAGCGAGTTGGTAA
- the rplE gene encoding 50S ribosomal protein L5 (COG0094 Ribosomal protein L5), with product MAKLHDYYRDQVVNELKEKFNYKSVMQVPRIEKITLNMGVGEALTDKKLLDNAVADLAAISGQKPLITKARKSVAGFKIRQGYPIGCKVTLRGERMWEFFERLITIAVPRIRDFRGLNAKSFDGRGNYSMGVREQIIFPEIDYDKVDRVRGLDITITTTAKSDEEGQALLAAFNFPFRK from the coding sequence ATGGCGAAACTGCATGATTACTACAGAGATCAAGTAGTGAATGAATTGAAAGAAAAATTCAACTACAAATCTGTCATGCAAGTCCCACGAATCGAAAAGATAACCCTAAATATGGGTGTGGGTGAAGCATTGACCGATAAGAAATTGCTAGATAATGCAGTAGCAGATTTAGCAGCAATTAGCGGTCAGAAACCTTTGATTACAAAAGCACGCAAATCTGTTGCAGGCTTTAAAATCCGTCAGGGATATCCAATCGGTTGTAAAGTAACACTACGCGGTGAGCGTATGTGGGAGTTCTTTGAACGTTTAATTACAATTGCTGTTCCACGTATTCGTGACTTCCGCGGTTTAAACGCGAAATCATTCGATGGTCGTGGTAATTACAGCATGGGTGTGCGTGAGCAAATCATCTTCCCTGAAATCGATTATGATAAAGTGGATCGTGTTCGTGGTTTAGATATTACTATCACTACGACTGCGAAAAGTGATGAAGAAGGTCAAGCACTACTTGCTGCCTTTAATTTCCCATTCCGTAAATAA
- the rplX gene encoding 50S ribosomal protein L24 (COG0198 Ribosomal protein L24), producing MAAKIRQNDEVIVLAGKDKGKRGKVTKVLPNGKVVVEGVNIITKHEKPVPALGKEGGLVKKEAAIDASNVAIFNPKTNKADRVGFRFEDDKKVRFFKSNNEII from the coding sequence ATGGCTGCAAAAATTCGTCAAAACGATGAAGTAATCGTGCTTGCTGGTAAAGATAAAGGTAAGCGTGGTAAGGTAACTAAAGTGTTACCAAATGGTAAAGTGGTTGTTGAAGGTGTAAATATCATCACTAAACACGAAAAACCCGTTCCTGCGTTAGGTAAAGAAGGTGGTTTAGTGAAGAAAGAAGCAGCAATTGATGCGTCAAATGTTGCAATTTTTAACCCGAAAACAAATAAAGCTGACCGTGTAGGTTTTAGATTCGAAGACGATAAGAAAGTTCGTTTCTTCAAATCTAACAATGAAATCATTTAA
- the rplN gene encoding 50S ribosomal protein L14 (COG0093 Ribosomal protein L14) has product MIQEQTMLDVADNSGARSVMCIKVLGGSHRRYAAIGDIIKITVKEAIPRGKVKKGDVLKAVVVRTKKGVRRPDGSVIRFDGNACVILNNNTEQPIGTRIFGPVTRELRSEKFMKIISLAPEVL; this is encoded by the coding sequence ATGATCCAAGAACAGACTATGCTGGACGTTGCTGATAACTCAGGCGCTCGCAGTGTAATGTGTATCAAGGTTCTAGGTGGATCGCACCGTCGTTACGCTGCTATTGGTGATATCATCAAAATTACTGTGAAAGAAGCAATTCCTCGCGGTAAAGTTAAAAAAGGTGATGTATTAAAAGCAGTTGTTGTGCGCACCAAGAAGGGTGTTCGTCGCCCAGATGGATCAGTCATTCGCTTCGATGGTAACGCTTGTGTAATTTTAAACAATAACACAGAGCAACCAATCGGTACTCGTATTTTTGGACCGGTGACTCGTGAACTTCGTTCTGAGAAGTTTATGAAAATCATCTCTTTGGCGCCAGAAGTACTGTAA
- the rpsQ gene encoding 30S ribosomal protein S17 (COG0186 Ribosomal protein S17), which produces MTDKIRSVQGKVVSDKMDKSFVVAIERKVKHPLYGKFIRRTTKLHVHDENNEAKLGDVVEVKECRPLSKTKSWTLVRVVEKAVIA; this is translated from the coding sequence ATGACTGATAAAATTCGTAGCGTGCAAGGTAAAGTAGTTAGCGATAAAATGGACAAATCGTTCGTTGTTGCTATTGAACGCAAGGTTAAACACCCACTTTATGGTAAGTTTATCCGTCGCACAACCAAATTACACGTGCATGACGAGAACAACGAAGCTAAATTAGGTGATGTCGTTGAAGTTAAAGAGTGTCGTCCACTCTCTAAAACGAAATCATGGACTTTAGTTCGTGTAGTTGAAAAAGCGGTAATTGCTTAA
- a CDS encoding 50S ribosomal protein L29 (COG0255 Ribosomal protein L29) codes for MKAQELRNKNVEELNAELVNLLGEQFKLRMQAATGQLQQTHQLKQVRRSIAQVKTVLTEKAGE; via the coding sequence ATGAAAGCTCAAGAACTACGTAACAAAAATGTTGAAGAGCTGAATGCTGAGTTAGTGAACCTTTTAGGTGAGCAATTCAAATTGCGTATGCAAGCAGCCACCGGTCAGCTTCAACAAACCCATCAGTTAAAACAAGTGCGTCGTAGCATTGCACAAGTAAAAACTGTATTAACCGAGAAGGCGGGTGAGTAA
- the rplP gene encoding 50S ribosomal protein L16 (COG0197 Ribosomal protein L16/L10E) — MLQPKRTKFRKVHKGRNRGIAAGTEVSFGTFGLKAVGRGRLTARQIEAARRAMTRAVKRQGKIWIRVFPDKPITEKPLEVRMGKGKGNVEYWVALIQPGKVLYEMDGVSEEIARNAFALAAAKLPIKTTFVTKTVM; from the coding sequence ATGTTGCAACCAAAACGTACAAAATTCCGCAAAGTCCACAAAGGTCGTAACCGTGGTATTGCAGCGGGTACAGAAGTAAGCTTCGGTACCTTCGGTTTGAAAGCAGTTGGTCGTGGTCGTTTAACCGCTCGTCAAATTGAGGCAGCGCGTCGTGCGATGACTCGTGCGGTTAAACGTCAAGGTAAAATCTGGATCCGAGTATTCCCAGATAAACCAATTACTGAGAAACCATTAGAAGTCCGTATGGGTAAAGGTAAAGGTAACGTTGAGTACTGGGTAGCCTTAATCCAACCGGGTAAAGTACTATATGAAATGGATGGTGTGTCTGAAGAGATCGCAAGAAACGCATTTGCACTAGCAGCTGCTAAATTGCCAATTAAGACCACTTTCGTAACTAAGACGGTGATGTAA
- the rpsC gene encoding 30S ribosomal protein S3 (COG0092 Ribosomal protein S3) yields the protein MGQKVHPHGIRLGIVKPWSSTWFANTQDFADNLDGDFKVRKFLNKELASASVSRITIERPAKSIRVTIHTARPGIVIGKKGEDVEKLRNAVAAIAGVPAQINIAEVKKPELDAKLVADSIASQLERRVMFRRAMKRAVQNAMRLGAKGIKVEVSGRLGGAEIARSEWYREGRVPLHTLRADIDYNTAEAHTTYGVIGVKVWIFKGEILGGMAAIAQPEQQPADKPKKAPRGKGRK from the coding sequence ATGGGTCAAAAAGTACATCCACATGGTATTCGCCTAGGTATTGTTAAGCCTTGGAGCTCTACTTGGTTCGCGAATACACAAGATTTCGCTGATAATTTAGATGGCGATTTCAAAGTACGTAAATTCTTGAATAAAGAATTAGCGAGTGCTTCAGTTTCACGCATCACTATTGAGCGTCCAGCAAAAAGCATCCGTGTAACTATTCACACAGCTCGTCCTGGTATCGTAATTGGTAAAAAAGGCGAAGATGTTGAAAAATTACGTAACGCAGTTGCGGCTATCGCAGGCGTTCCAGCACAAATCAACATCGCTGAAGTGAAAAAACCTGAATTAGATGCAAAATTAGTTGCAGACAGCATCGCTTCTCAATTAGAGCGTCGTGTAATGTTCCGTCGCGCTATGAAACGTGCAGTACAAAACGCAATGCGTTTAGGTGCTAAAGGTATCAAAGTTGAAGTAAGCGGTCGTTTAGGTGGTGCAGAAATTGCACGTTCTGAATGGTATCGTGAAGGTCGTGTACCTCTACATACATTACGTGCGGACATCGATTACAACACTGCAGAAGCTCATACTACATACGGCGTTATCGGCGTTAAAGTATGGATCTTCAAAGGTGAAATCCTCGGTGGAATGGCTGCAATCGCGCAACCAGAACAACAACCTGCTGACAAGCCTAAAAAGGCTCCACGCGGCAAAGGTCGTAAGTAA
- the rplV gene encoding 50S ribosomal protein L22 (COG0091 Ribosomal protein L22), which yields METIAKHRYARTSAQKARLVADLIRGKKVAQALEILTFTNKKAAALVKKVLESAIANAEHNDGADIDDLKVAKIFVDEGPSMKRVMPRAKGRADRILKRTSHITVVVSDR from the coding sequence ATGGAAACTATTGCAAAACATCGTTACGCTCGCACTTCAGCGCAAAAAGCTCGCTTAGTTGCGGATTTAATCCGTGGTAAGAAAGTTGCTCAAGCATTAGAAATCTTAACTTTCACTAACAAAAAAGCAGCAGCTTTAGTGAAAAAAGTGCTTGAATCAGCAATCGCTAACGCAGAGCACAATGACGGTGCAGATATCGATGATCTTAAAGTAGCGAAGATTTTCGTAGATGAAGGTCCAAGCATGAAACGTGTTATGCCACGTGCTAAAGGTCGTGCAGATCGTATTTTAAAACGTACTAGCCACATCACTGTGGTAGTGTCAGATCGTTAA
- the rpsS gene encoding 30S ribosomal protein S19 (COG0185 Ribosomal protein S19) has protein sequence MPRSLKKGPFLDLHLLKKVEKAVESGDKKPIKTWSRRSMIIPSMIGLTIAVHNGRQHVPVYVSDEMIGHKLGEFAPTRTYRGHAADKKAKK, from the coding sequence ATGCCACGTTCTCTCAAGAAGGGTCCTTTCCTTGACCTACACTTGTTGAAGAAGGTAGAGAAGGCGGTGGAAAGCGGGGATAAAAAACCAATTAAAACTTGGTCCCGTCGTTCAATGATCATTCCATCAATGATCGGATTGACCATCGCAGTCCATAATGGTCGTCAGCACGTTCCTGTTTATGTATCTGATGAAATGATCGGTCATAAATTAGGTGAATTTGCACCGACTCGTACTTACCGCGGTCACGCTGCGGATAAGAAAGCTAAGAAGTAA
- the rplB gene encoding 50S ribosomal protein L2 (COG0090 Ribosomal protein L2) — protein sequence MAIVKCKPTSAGRRHVVKIVNPELHKGKPYAPLLDTKSKTGGRNNFGRITTRHIGGGHKQHYRLIDFKRNKLDIPAVVERLEYDPNRSANIALVLYKDGERRYILAPKGLSAGDTIQSGANAPIKVGNSLPMRNIPVGSTVHNVELKPGKGGQIARSAGAYVQIIAREGNYVTLRLRSGEMRKVLAECTATIGEVGNSEHMLRVLGKAGANRWRGIRPTVRGTAMNPVDHPHGGGEGRNFGKHPVTPWGVQTKGKKTRHNKRTDKFIVRRRGK from the coding sequence ATGGCTATCGTTAAATGTAAGCCGACCTCCGCTGGTCGTCGTCACGTTGTTAAAATCGTGAACCCTGAATTGCACAAGGGTAAACCTTACGCTCCACTTTTAGATACTAAATCTAAAACTGGTGGTCGTAACAATTTCGGACGTATTACTACTCGCCATATTGGTGGTGGTCATAAACAACATTACCGTTTAATCGATTTCAAACGTAACAAGTTAGATATTCCAGCGGTTGTTGAGCGTCTTGAATATGACCCTAACCGTTCTGCAAATATCGCTTTAGTGCTTTATAAAGATGGTGAACGCCGTTATATCTTAGCACCTAAAGGTCTATCTGCAGGCGATACAATCCAATCTGGTGCAAATGCGCCTATTAAAGTTGGTAACTCATTACCAATGCGTAATATCCCAGTTGGTTCAACAGTACATAACGTTGAATTAAAACCAGGTAAAGGCGGTCAAATCGCTCGTTCAGCTGGTGCTTATGTACAAATTATCGCTCGTGAAGGTAACTATGTTACTTTACGTCTTCGTTCAGGCGAAATGCGTAAAGTATTAGCTGAGTGTACAGCGACTATTGGTGAAGTTGGTAACTCAGAACATATGCTTCGCGTATTGGGTAAAGCAGGTGCTAACCGCTGGAGAGGCATTCGCCCAACAGTTCGTGGTACAGCAATGAACCCAGTAGATCACCCACACGGTGGTGGTGAAGGTCGTAACTTTGGTAAACACCCAGTAACACCTTGGGGCGTTCAAACTAAAGGTAAGAAAACTCGCCATAACAAACGTACTGATAAATTCATCGTACGTCGTCGTGGTAAATAA
- the rplW gene encoding 50S ribosomal protein L23 (COG0089 Ribosomal protein L23), whose protein sequence is MIQQERLLKVLKAPHVSEKATNNAEKSNTIVFKVALDANKVEIANAVEQLFEVKVDSVRTVVVKGKTKRHGARMGRRSDWKKAYVTLQEGQSLDFVEGAE, encoded by the coding sequence ATGATTCAACAAGAACGTTTGCTAAAAGTGTTAAAAGCACCACATGTCTCTGAAAAAGCAACAAATAACGCTGAGAAGTCTAACACTATCGTTTTCAAAGTAGCTTTAGATGCAAATAAAGTTGAAATTGCTAACGCAGTTGAGCAATTATTTGAAGTGAAAGTGGATTCTGTTCGTACCGTTGTAGTTAAAGGTAAAACTAAACGTCACGGTGCAAGAATGGGACGTCGCAGTGACTGGAAAAAAGCTTATGTAACTCTTCAAGAAGGTCAATCACTTGACTTCGTTGAAGGTGCAGAGTAA
- the rplD gene encoding 50S ribosomal protein L4 (COG0088 Ribosomal protein L4) — translation MELQVVGANALTVSETTFGREFNEALIHQVVVAYAAGARQGSRAQKTRAEVSGSGKKPWRQKGTGRARSGDIKSPIWRSGGVTFAAKPQDHSQKVNKKMYRGAIKSILSELVRQDRLVVVDKFEVEAPKTKVLVQKLKELALEDVLIITASLDENLFLAARNLYKVDVRDVQGIDPVSLIAFDKVVVTVDAVKQIEEMLA, via the coding sequence ATGGAATTACAAGTTGTAGGTGCAAACGCACTAACTGTTTCTGAAACTACCTTCGGACGTGAGTTCAACGAAGCATTGATTCACCAAGTTGTTGTTGCTTATGCAGCAGGTGCTCGTCAAGGTTCTCGTGCACAAAAAACTCGTGCTGAAGTGTCTGGTTCAGGTAAAAAACCTTGGCGTCAAAAAGGTACAGGTCGCGCTCGTTCAGGTGATATCAAGTCACCAATCTGGCGTTCAGGTGGTGTAACTTTCGCAGCTAAACCACAAGATCACAGCCAAAAAGTGAACAAGAAAATGTACCGTGGTGCAATCAAGAGCATTCTTTCTGAACTTGTTCGTCAAGACCGTTTAGTGGTTGTTGATAAGTTCGAAGTTGAAGCACCAAAAACGAAAGTTTTAGTACAAAAATTAAAAGAATTAGCACTTGAAGATGTGTTAATTATCACAGCAAGCTTAGATGAAAATCTATTCTTAGCAGCACGTAACCTTTACAAAGTAGATGTACGTGATGTTCAAGGTATTGATCCAGTAAGCTTAATCGCATTCGATAAAGTTGTTGTAACTGTAGATGCTGTGAAACAAATTGAGGAGATGTTAGCATGA